One Phyllopteryx taeniolatus isolate TA_2022b chromosome 12, UOR_Ptae_1.2, whole genome shotgun sequence genomic window, TGGACACTTGGCGAATACTGCTGATGACCTCGGGCACCTTTCCAAAAACAATGGAACATGATTATACAATCAtaacaaaagagagaaaaaacaaacgaTTAATTTTACGTTCTGGTCTTAATGCTTGCGAAAGATCATTTCAGGGAGTTCATGtccacaaattaaaacatttcccaATTGTTTTAATACAAGTGCTGCACATCTACGATCACTCTGTCTAAGATGTTACCAAACGCTTACTTTATGAATATTATGTCCTCACGTAGCCAACATTGATGCAGGTTTTTCTGGTTTTTGTAGCTATGCTTATAGTCACTGTTgcacagatgatttgatttgaaaaaagaaacctGTCATGCACATCCAATCCAATTCGACTCGCAGATGACCCCAAAGGTCAATAGCTGAATTGGGGAATCACAAAGCACGAATAGGAATATTAGCAAAGATAATGCTAATCTCTGCGACCAACAACACTGCGGCTCCGCTTAGCTTTCgcctttgacgtgacagttgtcCAGCCGTCACTTGTAAGATATGGATACGAGCAATTAGAAAGTTCTCTTTAAAACTAGTGGAGCGGAGCAATTAACGTGAAATGGACTTCATGTTACCACTCTGAATAATCCAAGGTTAAAAAGGCCAGCAGATAAGAGCTAAAGCAGCCTTGAAAACTGCAGCGAGAGCAGGCAGTGCACGGGTGAAGAACGAAGGCAGCGAGGCAGGGAACGCCCACGCTCGTCCAGGACAGAAGTCACAACAGGCAGCAACAAAACAGAGCCCTTCACGGACGCTGAGACACTTGGTGTTCCGTCGACGTTTGGTTGCGACTGGTGCcgtaaaaagcaacaacaacaaaatacagtttgATGACTCGTGTGCATGAACAAGTCAAAACAGAGAATCTCTGCAAGCAAACTCTGGCGAAATCcccgtgggaaaaaaaaaaaagacattttagctCTATGTCTGTCAGACAAAACATCACTGACGGCCTGAGAGTTTCATATTGTTCCCAACCGGACCTCCAAGGTCAGCCGGTCACTTTTCTAAGACAATGAGCCATAAAACTTGGGAGAGAGTTCTTTTTATGCAAAGTCACTGTTGACACAACACAGTCAGAGAGAGACTTTCTTTGGGCTGCTGCACATAATCTGAACGTCGTCGAGTAAGTGATGCGTATGCGGTTAACGATTAAGAACTGGACTTGGTGATGAATAACGAGTGATGTGACAGACCCCGGCGATGGCGTGTAGACTGACTCATGAAGAGCGAGCGACGCAATCGCTGACGCCGTACGTAAAGATCGACGTGGTGTAACTAATAAAGCCTAAGAACATGACACGTAGACCAATTGCTGGTTCTAGAACGCGCGCGACTGACCAATGACAAGCGAGAGATACAACCGACCAATCTCAGGCACTGCGTGTTGTTAGGGGCATCTATCCCCAGGTCGTAGTCTGGTTCTACAGGTTGTCACATACGTTTCCATGCATAGgaataatatttttgaaatgagaaGCATATTTTATTGATATAATATGCTCTACGTGATTACCCTTGTTTTGAAAACACATTCCAATGTGTGTCCTCCACTGCGGAAGAACATGTAATAGCACAGCTGCAGTTATGCTTGCGATGGCCTTCCCTGGGATGATTTACGTTTTGGGCCTTTTCCTCTATGGCCTTCAAATGCCCCCAAAGATCACAATCAAGGGGGGCAACTGACCTAGGAGGCCACCCCGAGGACCGTGTCGACAAATCCGAGCATCTGGGAACTGCTGATCTAACTTTTGGCGCACGTGAATACCATTATGAGATGGAGCTCAATCATGCTTCAAATAAACTGGGACGTTCTCCTCGGTTCGCAGCCGTGGAAAAATCTCGTCTTGCAACATGTTAAGATACCATTGCGACCACGTGACTGCTTCCTGCGCCGGCTCTCGGTTTAATTCAAACGTGTTGCATATTTTAGGCTCTGAaatatcaaaaaaacaaaatgtaaacaaaacatatgTATGGAAGCTTATGGGACACCCTATGCAGCGAATACCATGACTATGACTATCAGTCTTTCCAATGTAAACACTGATACTGATTGATACTCTCTCTTGAGCACAGCAAATATCATCGTCAAAGTATTGCACTTATCTGTTGTCACTGACACACAACAGCCAAATATGGCCATGTTTCAAACACAAAGGCTCTCAAAAGGAATTCTCCTGCCTCTTTGATTGCTTTGCGTCTGATTCCCATCCCCTCCTACAGTCTTCATGTCGAAGCTCCGCCTATTTCAAATGTTAGCAGGGGTCAATGATGTTGTTTCTGCAGCGCCGTGGAGCCAGACTACTTGTAATCACAGCGAGGCGCACCACATTGTCTTTGTGATGAGGTCTAATTAGACGTCTTGTCGGCGATCACAGTAACACCAGAAGGGCGAAAACAGTCAGACTGATTGCATGCATGGCTGAATGCTTTTTAATGATAAGCGATGGTATGACTGGATACGGGTCCCGACGATTTAGGAACGTTTGCTCAACACTGCAGTTTAAAGAACACAAAAGGTCACGGTGTCCATACGCTGCTGCCTTTGTTGGGCAAGAGTGCGTCTCGAAAAGGCACTCGAGTGCTGTCATGTGTTTGCGCGACACTTATGGAATCTTTCCAGCGCTTACATACGCCCGAGGAGGGCAAAAGTGGCCACGAGTTCATGttccatttcaaaacaaaacaagacattacGTCACCTTTAAGCAATGTGGGGCGACAGACATGATTAATAGGCCCCCACCACCACACTTGCataatttaatgacatttcataCAAAAGATGTATTAACATACATACCTTTACAAAGGCAATACTGTTCATGTTTAGATTGATGCTGACCTTTTGCTTTATAGTCTGAAATCTGTTGTTGACAAAAATGTCTCTCTTTGCGCTATGAAGACTCAGTGCCAcatacatagatagatagatagatagatagataaaatcatacaagaaaGTAGTAGTAGcatggaaaattattttttgatgaaaaaacaagagaatatgatttttgttttttaattctacatctttttttttttttttttaactacaaatAGGTACAAGTGTCAGGGctgcacaaaaaataaaaaataaaaataaaaagtatattaCGCGAATGAAAGGGCAATGttaggagaaaaaaagcaaaaagtaaCTTTTCATAACATTGGCATCATAcatataaaattattattttcttttcattgtggGCATAATATTcgtttaccaaaaaaaatattatttttattattaataatttttgtATTACGAAATACAGCATTTTTCTCCATTGTTCATAATTTCTCTGTAAATAATGCATAAATCTTTATGAATAAGGCGTACGATTAGATTCTGATCACAGTGGGTCAACTTGCACTCTGGATCAGTTCCAAGTGAGAGCGGAGGTGCTGATGCACGACGGGCCCTTCGGCGTAAACGACGTGGGATCAGATTGCAACTGCCTGGCCTGGTAAAGAGAACAATGCAGTTGTGTCTGCGATACATTTGTCTCACAGAGGACATACAATTGCAATGCCAGACTCCAAAAATGGGTAAAAGGTTACAAAGGTTTCCTGATAATATGGGACTACAGAAAACTCTTAATGGAGTTGTGCGAGTCCCACATGGACTACATATTGCAACAACAAACCCTCCAGCAACAGCCAACCTGTTTAGCAAGGCACAAGCACATCTTCTGATTACAGTCTGTTCAAATTCCCCTCCAGTTAAACATTATGTCGTGATATTTAATGATCTTCGTACAACTGCTCCGCGTGCTCCCGTTTAAGGCTAATAACAGGTCTGCGAGCATCCATGTCACCCTGAAAATAAACAGCCGAGCACAATATGAAGTACCGTATCATAAATAGGAAAGTCATCAATTAAACCCTGCACATGTGAAAAGTGCCCTAGTGGAATGGGAAGTGCATTCCAAGTGGTCCATCCAACCACCGGCTGCCAAACCAGTTTCTCTTGCACAATAACTCTGACTGAGGTACATTCTGCAACGCTACGAAATGATATGTAGGACTCCTTCGAAAGTAGCCAGGTCTTAAATCAGCCATCTGTGGCTCACACTGACACAAATTCCACAGGAAACACGAGAGAGTGCAGATACAGTTGAGGGCAGAGCAAAACGTGACTACTTGATATGCGTTTGGGACGGTAAGACTGCTGAAGGTTCCCAGGTTTCAAGGAGAAACAAGAGCAGGAACCTTATGATTCGTGttacaacttgaaaaaaagttaGTTGAATGCAGAGTCATCAGAATCGCCCCTAAAGCCACCGTTTATGTATAAGcaaagtttaacctaagcaagaCTGCAGTGCGACAAATAAACACCATCGGAAAAAATAAGTTGTAACCGTTTACTGTTCACACATGGACATGATAAAGACTTCAAACGCTGAGCTCATTTCAAACCAGTTGCTAACTGAAACAGCAGCAACTACAGAGACACGTACACAATCTTGCAAATAAATGATGTTGTTGCTTACGCAGCATTAAAGATGGACGGTGTCTATTTAACGACAGTTGTGTaggccttttattttgttttaaactgacCACACACAGCTTATCCAactgaaaacattcaaatttcttCTGGTGCCCCCAGGGCTCTGTCACGGGCCCTCTCCGATTCATCACTTACATCCTACCTCTTGGCAATAGGTTCCATAAATTCAAACACTTACACTTTACACTTACAGGTCTCCAAAGGCCAGGATGATTATTAATATTAGAGCATTTCTAAGTTGCAGGTTTTGAGGGTGTTTGCTTATATCTTTGTACGCCACGTTGGCCTTGCGCAAACAAAGATCCTGAATGACGGGTGGCAAGCGTGTCATGTCATTGAACGCACCTTTTAATCACATACAATTGATTATTGGTCTTGTCTCAAATGCGTGTTGGGCATGATTTGGGGCACCCGATGAGGAAGCTAGCACTGAATTTTGAGGGAACCGTCAATCCTGCTCTGTGCCTGATTTCCTTGATGTGGTATCACAAAAGCAGACACAAGAGATGCCATATATGAAAAGTTCATGCAATCATAGAGCCTCTGAACGCGGGCAATAATTCTGGTAAATCGTCCAATCTAATAATCCTACAGCCCGTTTCTATCGAGCAGTGCCATTTGGGTTCCGAGTGCCTTTTCAGCATTTACATTGCGAAAGGGTTCCAAAATAGCCAAACCGTAGCATCCTACTTGTCGGCCCACTTTCATTTAGGTTATTACCAGTCGCAGTTAGCTTACGTCGGGTGAGACTAAACATGCTTCTGTCGCAACTTGTGAGACGGCACAGTACTAGTACAGAATTTATCATGGGAAGGGACTTTTTAATgatttgtgtatactgtatgtatctctGGAGGGTAAATGTTGAAATTAGCTGGACGCCAACTActcgcagtgcacatacagagaaacaaacgcacacattcacacctatggacaatttagagtgctGCCacataatttgtgtttttttttttttttgcccacaaAATTAAATGCAGTGCATCTACTTTGTTTCTTGCTGAATGCATTTGCCCTTTGGCACAAAATCTGTaggaaaagtgcattttttcttcaccttttacaaatattatttaaaaaaatgtccccaCCTTTAACATAAATTGAAAAATAGATGTATACTGAAACATTTATCTGGGTGTCACTATTTTACaagacttctgatttcaaagtcTGTTGTTGTTCATAATATCAATAACAATGAAATGCAGAAGCAACGTGCAGGTATATGTAGTCGTATGATGACGCGCAAACACATCACTCGCCCGACTTTCACACTTCTAACAGCAATCTGAGCGAAACCACGACAATAGAGAGGAAAACGAGTTTCCAGTCTTCAATTGGCCcaagcagagattcaaaccgcCGACCTCTCGAGTGTGAGGCAAACGCGCTAACCACTTTGCACCGTGCTACCCATATGCAATGCCTAGTCTGATCAAGGCGGTTGTTCATTTTGGGTGGGtggttgatgtgtgtgtgtgtggggggggggcttggggTCGCATGTGACCCCTTGGTACCTGGTTGGGGTCACAGGCCTTGAACACGTGACAGGACATCTCCGCTTCGGGGTCGTCCGGGTGGGCCCGCAGCAGGTAGGCAAAGTAGGTGAGGTCGTTGCTGTGGTGCATGAAACGGGAGATGTGCTGCGCCTTGTGCTCGAAGATGAACACCGAACAGCTGCGGCTGCAAGAGGAGCAGGGCACGCAGCGGAGGACGGGGCTGTGGAGCACCAGCTGCACCTCCCGCGGCTGCATGGCGGGGCCGCAGTCGCCCCGCTCGCTCCTCCGCCGGATCTCGGCCACCAGCCACGGCAGCATGGGCAGCGTGGTGCGGCGGTCCAGCGCCGACCAGCCGACGTAGGTCAGCGGGAACCTCTTGTCCTCCTCGCCCGCGGGGCTCTCCGTGGTGGACAGCTGGgacatttcaaactttttggcCCGAAAAGAAATCAATCAGTCAAATGTCGCCCCTCCCCCAAGGCGCAAAGCTGGCAAAATTGATGGGAGATCATCGCTTTCccgtcttcctcctcttcttgttttttttttttttttatccgaaGCGAGGAACGCGGCTCGGGACGTCGCCAATGTCAACACAAGACTGCGCGACCCCAACCGGCCGATTCTCCTTAAAAGACGCCCAAAGGTTGTTTTGAGTGCCGTCTTTCCTGTTGTCTGGCTTTGcttgcgcgcgcgcacgcacgccaCGCACGCAGCGTCTTGCAGgggcgaggcgaggcgaggcgaggcgggGAGGCCCGCCCATCCGCTGCACGTGTGCGGCCTTTCGGGGCGGGGCCTCCGTGTGGAGAAACGTGACAGCGCAGGAACACAGCGGGGAGAGCTGTTGCGTGTCCCCTTCCGTGCCGGGGTGTCCCACAGGGCGACTTTCTAGGGACCTGCGAATTCCATTTTCACAGTCAATCGCATTGCGGGTtgttccagaattggaggactaTTTAGGCCTCAACATTTTTGAACGGAACTGTTTTGAACCGGAAATGGGGGCAATCTTCTTGTGTGTATGTTAAAAAGAACGCTATAATTGCTTGCTTACTTTGAACTTTCTGCGTGTGGCGAACAGGAGGGAGTGTGATGGCAAAATAACGCTAACGGTTTTCCTCAAGAGCTCTGTGTGCTTTTTGCCATTTCAAATATTAAAGAGTTACTTTGACTGCCGCTATCGTTTGTTCCAGCACAACACtagcatgtttttgtattttatgcatGGATTATTAGAAAATTCACAGGGGAGGCAGGGATGGGCAAAAAAAATGGcctccaattctggaacgaCCCTTATATTAGCAAGTTAACTCCGGGGAGACCCCCACTGAACACCTACCACATGCCATGAATCCAAGGCCCGCTAAATATAGCAGCTGCAACCTTATCGGTCGAGACATGAGAGCACTGCGACTTAGCAAACTTGCTGCTCACTTCTTTGGCCTCCTCAACTATTGCCATAAAAGATCCAGTGTTTATTCGTCTGTGCTTTTGATACAAGATATTGAAACTCATCTATTTGCAAATAGCAAGTGACGTGCGCccctaaaaatatttataatcgCCTTTGACAGTAGTTGAACCCTAAATATATGCAAGGGTGCTGATTGAATTCTTGTGCCTCTGAATGTTCttcaaagtgtgtgtgggggggggggggttattgatgcccccccgccccctttgcACTCCCCCCTGGtatgaacattatttttgtgtgtgtcatttgtGGCCTCTTTCATGTTTTAAACATCATGAAGATGTTagtaatgtgtttgtgtgtacactACTTTACACAAAACCCAGCAAAAGTGGGATTGTGCCACAACTGTGCACACTTTCACACAGTGACGCGACATCTGGCAGAttagtaaatataaaatgggcCCGAGAACTGTGTGTCCAAAGTAAAACTTTGCAATGCTGTGatcttttaacatttttttcccccccccacctccatgTCAAGGTGTCCAACGGAGCACCTTTCGAGAAACTTGCAAACATGTTAAATGTGTAATGGCGGTTTAATAATTACACATACGTGTTATTTCTTTCAAAGAATAAGTAATCAATGCATTAActgttgaagattttttttttgaagaggcTCATTTAACACGAAAACTGTGACGATTGCAATTCTTGATCAACTGGCTCCGCAATAGGTATGTAATCGGTACACAAACTCAACCTGCCTTTGGAAGTAGCATCAGGACCGTAATGGAGGCAGGCCCGCACCTGTATGGAAAGGTATTCCATAAagcggagaaaaaaaagatgggaagatattgtttatactgtacattgcatCAATGATGCTGAAATTTATGCAGGCACCACAAGACTGTAAAAGGTTAAATGGATTTATTTAGACAACAAATAAAGGCATTTGATATCACAGCCACAATCTACATCATTactgtccaataaaaaaaaaacatgtccactTGTTAATTCTCCTCGTGGATGTACTGTTAAAACAACGCTTTCAACGAGTACTTTATCTCCGTTCACCACCTGAACTGTTCTTCAAAACAAGCACTTGCACTTCCGCGTCAGACTACACCTCCCCCAATCATGTTGTTTGGAAAGATTAGCGGAGACTCAACAGGCTGTTACTTTGTCTTAAGAAATCAAGTGCCGACAACCTTGGACAATCTACGACGTTTTGAGCACGTGGTGACGCAATCAAGTCACGTTTCTGATCCCACAGCTTTCAAATAACAATCATTTGTAATGTCTTTTTATGACATTCTGAAATGTGACATCGCCGATTTGGTGAATGAAGCTAATCTCAAACAGTACAAAACATCCATTCACTAGTATGAAAATGTGAGAGAACAGTAAACGTTGGCATTTGCAGTCCTTTGCCATCAAACAGTTTCCATGACAGCCGCCAGCTCCTTCACCTGCTTGTGAAAGTTCTGTGGGGTAACAAGACGTTAGGTCGGAATCAGTGATAGCGAATGCGCTGGCGCCTACCTGAAACTGCGGGACGGTCATCTCGAAAGCCCTCTGGCCGATCTGGCCCGACGGCTCGGCGATCTTCAGTAGAACGGTGACAAAGGGCGAGTTGAGAGAGCGGCAGGTGTCGGAGCTCACCGCCATGCCCAGCTTCCACTGCATGTCCACCAGCTACAAATCACAACAATGTAAACATGTCACCAGCTCTACTCAGGAAAATGAGCGAGGCCGCTATTGCGTTGAGATTACCCGACCGACGCTGAGCAAGTCCTGGGCGACCGGCTGGACTTGTACCGAGTGGCCGTGTTCACTCCACAAGCTGTGAAGCGCCTGAAGgaatggaaataaaagctgatttGTCCTCAAAAAGAATTATGTAGCACtcgtatatttaaaaaaaaaaaaaaaaaaaagctacagctAAAAgaaattctctttttttgagTGTATCAGCCAAATAACTCTTCGTCTCTGAGGTTGCGGAAGGACATCGAACCTGGAGTGACTCTTTGGTCCACTTGTTGCTGCCTTCTTCTAGTCGTGACACCAGGTCGTCTGCAGACAGTTTGCTCTTCCCAGCAGACCTGTGATTGGCAAAATATTATCTTTATGCTCCTTTACGCATTTATACACATGTGCCGCTACACTGAACAATACCTGAACGTTAACAAGAGGAATCTGACGACGCTCTGTAAAGATTCGTGGTCAAGTGTGACTCCGGCTCGCTGAAATATCTGGACATGCCACAATGATgcagtactgtatgtcacaaaAGGAGGAATTTCAACACAAGACTCCATTCGTTGTGTTTACTCACATCACACATTTCAGCTGAATCAACTCCTTTCGTCTGCCCTTGCAGATAACTCAGAATGTGCTGACACTGGAGATTATAAAACGCAACAACACATTCGGCGTCAGGTTTGCTGAAAACAGATTTCATTAGGAACGCAGGAATATTTCTGGTTTCATATCTACTCACTGGTTCTGCTAACAAGTCTGGAGTGAGCCTGCAGATGTTGTCCACAACGCTGTCTGTCccataaaaagcaaaaatgacAAGGTTACATCGGCATTTCCCATGGACCGTCAAACACAACACAGTTGCAGCATATCGCTACTAGTTAGGTAGCTAGTTCCCCCTAGTTGTGGTGCTAAGCTAACGCTATACAGCAAGTTGTCAAAACACTTGGATGGAACACAAACGAGGTAGGTTCGTTTTTAGGTTCAAATGACAACTATGcgttcaaacacacacacgaacacaaaaaaagatgtattCGACAAACCACATGCGTCGTCTGCTGCTGGCATCTTCGGACTCGGAGAGTTCGGCTTTACTCGGAAATATTCTCGAGATGCAGATCATCAAACTGAACAGTGGTGTAAACTTCTTCCGGGTCGTCGCGTGATTTCGTTATTTCATTCGAAACTCGTGATTTAAAAACTCAATATTTTGTGAAGTAGTTTGTGGCATAACCTTAATCACTCTGTAATGTATGTAAACATGGCGATATACTAAAATGTCATCTACTTTGAAAATCAACTGTTTGCGGCGCTGATCTTTTCTTAGAGAACATCTTTGatttgccttttattttattttttccccccgcgcAACAATGCCGCCCCCGTCTGATGTTTGTATGTAAATGCAACACACCACGACCCTTGGTTCCACGTGTGATTATTTTTACGCCGTTTTTATGTCTTGTTGTAATTTAATAATACTTttaaattatgtattatttCGAATATGACTATTTAATGCCAATTAATATTTGCACGGCATGTTATTAAAtattgaagcaaaagaaaaactgtatcGAAAGCCCGCCCTTATTTCTGGAATGTTTCATTCTGTGGGTGGTACTATGTTTTAAATAGTAGGGGAAAAACGAATTATTTCGCTGACGGATGACAATGTTGCAACTATTCGGTGTTTAAGagttaatttaaataaaaacaaatattgaatgTGACTAAACGTGTAAATATTTGCGTAATTTCAATTATGGAAGAAGCTGACTCCCCTTTGGACATCGTTAAATGGTGAATGAGGTCTACCGACACGGAAGCGGagcccagctgtcaaactcgcTGGTGAAAATCGAGTTTCTTCTCTCGTTCTTGCAAGGAAACCAACcgaatttgttttcaaaatgagcTCCCAATGCTGGTTGCCTCTGGAGTCTAATCCAGAAGTACGTGTCGGCGGTGTTTTATGGCTTATATTTGAGACACGTTTGCCTGATAAGAAAAAAAGACGTGCGGGCTGGCTAACTGGTGTTAGCAACCAGAACAAAAGCTAATACCGTTATAGCTGTTTTAATCACATTTACGCCATTTTCGCTaacgtttctttttctttttctttcaggtCATGACGAAGGTGAGTGTgtctttaaatacatttacttgTTGACAAACGACTGAAGTAGCTACCTGGAATGTGCAGTAAGGCCCTAAACAGCGACGTTGCATTCATAGAATTTAGCAATTGGCACCCAGTGAGTGACGTCATATGAAGTAAACGTTCATAATTGTGTGCCCAGTTCGTCCGCTCTTTGGGAATGAAGCAGAGCTGGCAGTTCGGAGACGTGTATGGATTGGATCCTGATATGCTCGGGATGGTGCCAAGACCTGTTTGTGCAGTGCTGCTCCTCTTCCCCATCACAGAGAAGGTACTCTCACACTTGTACATCAATCTTTAGACATGCACAATCAAACGCGTGGGTGGAAAAGTTAAACCAGAGCATTTAAGCCGGTGTAATCACGTAGTGCgcatttgaatgtttatttgtgtgcCTGTTAACCAGTACGAAGCCTTCAagcaagaagaggaagagaggCTGAAGAGTCAGCAGCAGGAAGTCTCCACCGACGTCTACTTCATGAGACAAACGATCGGCAACGCATGCGGCACGATAGGATTAATTCACGCGGTGGCCAACAACCTGGCACGCCTGGAATTTGGTGAGTCGTCCTTACGCAGGCACTGCAACAATTGGCAGGAATTCATGAGCCGCTTTCACACCTCTGCTGCGAAGGCGGTGTGCATTGTGGTCAAGATTCTCTAGTCTAGTGGGACACACAGCGCTGGGAAATCTGGAAGGAAATGATCAGAACAACTGATCATcagaacatccattttctatcacgCTTGACCTCTTTAAGGTCAGgggtgagcttgagcctatcccagctgactttgggtgagagaaaCGGGGGAtacacctgaactggtcacaTAGACAAATAACCGTCTCACGCTCACGTTCACGCCTGTGAAGAATCGTAGGATCTTCAATTGGACCTAGcatccatgtttttttggaatgtaggagaaAACCAATGCAAATACAGGGAGGACAAATCCTCACATAAATCTCCAGACTGTCAAGATGCTAAGCACcactccaccgtgctgcccacaatcaattgttttattttatttgtttagaaCCTAACTCTGTTCTGAAGAAGTTTCTGGAACTCACCTGCCAAATGAGTCCGCAGGAAAGAAGCGCCTTCCTGGAGAACGATGAGGTACTCCCGAATGGAACAAAATGGCATGTCGTTTGTTCGAGCATTAGCATCGGCTAACAAGTGCTCCTTGTGTTTTCCTTCAGAGTATACGCATCACACATGAATCCAGTGCACAGGAAGGACAGACTGAggtgtgttgctgttttttttaaaaaaaaaaaatttttccaGGACCTG contains:
- the commd6 gene encoding COMM domain-containing protein 6 isoform X1, producing the protein MPAADDACDSVVDNICRLTPDLLAEPCQHILSYLQGQTKGVDSAEMCDIFQRAGVTLDHESLQSVVRFLLLTFRSAGKSKLSADDLVSRLEEGSNKWTKESLQALHSLWSEHGHSVQVQPVAQDLLSVGRLVDMQWKLGMAVSSDTCRSLNSPFVTVLLKIAEPSGQIGQRAFEMTVPQFQVGASAFAITDSDLTSCYPTELSQAGEGAGGCHGNCLMAKDCKCQRLLFSHIFILVNGCFVLFEISFIHQIGDVTFQNVIKRHYK
- the commd6 gene encoding COMM domain-containing protein 6 isoform X2, giving the protein MPAADDACDSVVDNICRLTPDLLAEPCQHILSYLQGQTKGVDSAEMCDIFQRAGVTLDHESLQSVVRFLLLTFRSAGKSKLSADDLVSRLEEGSNKWTKESLQALHSLWSEHGHSVQVQPVAQDLLSVGRLVDMQWKLGMAVSSDTCRSLNSPFVTVLLKIAEPSGQIGQRAFEMTVPQFQNFHKQVKELAAVMETV
- the uchl3 gene encoding ubiquitin carboxyl-terminal hydrolase isozyme L3 isoform X1 codes for the protein MSSQCWLPLESNPEVMTKFVRSLGMKQSWQFGDVYGLDPDMLGMVPRPVCAVLLLFPITEKYEAFKQEEEERLKSQQQEVSTDVYFMRQTIGNACGTIGLIHAVANNLARLEFEPNSVLKKFLELTCQMSPQERSAFLENDESIRITHESSAQEGQTEAPSLDEKVNLHFIAFVNVGGQLYELDGRKPFPILHGKTSEDTFLEDASEVCKTFMARDPQEVRFTIIALSKDSY
- the uchl3 gene encoding ubiquitin carboxyl-terminal hydrolase isozyme L3 isoform X2; translation: MSSQCWLPLESNPEVMTKFVRSLGMKQSWQFGDVYGLDPDMLGMVPRPVCAVLLLFPITEKYEAFKQEEEERLKSQQQEVSTDVYFMRQTIGNACGTIGLIHAVANNLARLEFEPNSVLKKFLELTCQMSPQERSAFLENDESIRITHESSAQEGQTEMGVNLSPFFTGKLQKILSLRTLRRFVRPSWPGTRRRSASPSSPSPKILTEVIP